One window of the Spartobacteria bacterium genome contains the following:
- a CDS encoding nucleotidyltransferase: MEPALVVMAAGMGSRYGGLKQLDPVGPGGEVIMDYSIYDALQAGFKKVVFIIRKDIEAAFREHIGKRVEKVMDVEYAFQELNCIPSGFTVPECRTKPWGTAHAVLVASQCIQSPFGVINADDFYGRASFVQLADYLRHSSVDAVDYALVGFRLANTLSENGSVARGICALSSDHFLQDVEECTDIQRDSNGSIIAQVNGLPKTLADDTPVSMNMWGFTPAFFDHGWDAFCRFLTEQGAEMKSECYIPSVVDGWIKHNQCSVQVIETSSSWFGVTYSEDKPSVIASVQKMIDQGIYPSPLWK; encoded by the coding sequence ATGGAACCAGCATTGGTTGTTATGGCGGCAGGCATGGGAAGTCGTTACGGTGGATTAAAACAGTTGGACCCTGTCGGGCCCGGTGGTGAGGTCATTATGGATTATTCCATTTATGATGCCTTGCAGGCGGGCTTCAAAAAAGTGGTTTTTATCATTCGCAAAGATATCGAAGCCGCTTTTCGCGAGCACATCGGGAAGCGCGTAGAAAAAGTGATGGATGTGGAGTATGCCTTTCAGGAACTGAACTGCATCCCATCGGGATTCACGGTGCCGGAATGCCGCACCAAGCCATGGGGAACCGCTCATGCGGTGCTGGTGGCATCACAATGCATTCAGTCGCCATTTGGCGTAATTAATGCCGATGATTTTTACGGTCGGGCGTCTTTCGTGCAGCTGGCAGACTACTTGCGTCACTCGTCGGTGGACGCTGTCGATTATGCACTGGTTGGATTCCGGCTGGCCAATACCTTGTCGGAAAACGGGTCGGTCGCACGCGGGATTTGTGCGTTGAGCAGTGATCATTTTCTTCAGGATGTGGAAGAGTGCACGGATATACAGCGCGATTCAAATGGGAGCATTATCGCGCAGGTCAACGGCCTGCCCAAAACGCTGGCTGACGACACACCCGTTTCTATGAACATGTGGGGATTTACACCTGCCTTTTTTGATCATGGATGGGATGCGTTTTGCCGGTTCCTGACCGAGCAGGGCGCAGAAATGAAATCCGAGTGCTATATCCCCTCTGTCGTGGACGGTTGGATCAAACACAATCAGTGTTCGGTACAAGTCATTGAAACCTCTTCGTCCTGGTTTGGCGTCACCTACAGTGAAGACAAACCATCGGTTATTGCTTCGGTTCAGAAAATGATTGATCAGGGGATCTATCCTTCTCCGCTCTGGAAATAG
- a CDS encoding putative C-S lyase, translating into MTDFNHEIDRHNTHSLKWDHFPADVLPLWVADMDFPSPQPVIDALVKRAQHGVFGYTLVPEELTNIIIQRMQRLYNWRIDAQSIVWLPGLVPGVNMTVKAIAKPGDDVLVISPIYPPFLGAPVQSGCRTVPVGMICKDNRWQIDWDAMEAAVTSSMKLLLFCSPQNPTGRIWNKEELSQLSAFCEAHQLVICSDEIHCDFLLDEDKPHIPVATLSSDTEARTITLFSAGKTFNIAGLNCGFAVIPNPELRKTFVQTGEGVRPFVNLMGLEATLAAYRDGQPWLDDLLTVLRENRDRVETVVAHTPGLSMAHTEATYLAWIDARGLDVESPFDYYLNRKLGLSDGTAFGLPGYVRLNFGCPPSLLEKALRLL; encoded by the coding sequence ATGACTGATTTTAACCACGAGATTGACCGACACAACACTCATAGCCTGAAGTGGGATCATTTCCCCGCAGATGTTCTGCCCTTATGGGTGGCGGATATGGATTTTCCCTCGCCGCAGCCTGTGATTGACGCGCTGGTTAAACGCGCTCAGCATGGCGTCTTTGGCTATACGCTGGTTCCCGAAGAACTGACGAATATCATTATTCAACGAATGCAGCGATTGTACAACTGGCGCATCGATGCCCAATCCATCGTCTGGCTCCCCGGACTGGTACCCGGAGTCAACATGACCGTCAAGGCCATCGCCAAGCCAGGTGACGATGTGCTGGTCATATCGCCTATTTATCCGCCATTCCTTGGTGCGCCCGTCCAAAGTGGATGCCGCACGGTGCCGGTCGGTATGATCTGCAAGGACAATCGCTGGCAGATCGACTGGGATGCCATGGAAGCGGCGGTCACGTCCTCTATGAAGCTGTTATTGTTCTGCAGTCCGCAGAATCCTACAGGACGTATTTGGAACAAAGAGGAACTGTCGCAATTGTCCGCCTTCTGCGAAGCGCATCAGCTCGTGATCTGCTCCGACGAAATTCATTGTGATTTCTTGCTGGATGAAGATAAACCGCATATCCCTGTGGCTACGCTGAGTTCCGACACAGAGGCCCGCACCATCACGTTGTTTTCTGCCGGGAAAACATTTAATATCGCCGGATTAAACTGTGGTTTTGCGGTGATTCCTAATCCGGAATTACGAAAAACTTTTGTCCAGACCGGGGAGGGCGTGCGGCCCTTTGTCAATCTCATGGGACTGGAAGCGACACTGGCCGCCTATCGCGACGGACAACCCTGGCTGGACGATCTGCTGACTGTGTTGCGTGAAAACCGCGATCGTGTGGAAACGGTCGTAGCCCATACTCCCGGTTTATCTATGGCGCATACTGAAGCGACGTACCTGGCATGGATTGATGCACGGGGACTGGATGTCGAATCGCCCTTCGATTATTATCTTAACCGAAAACTAGGGCTGTCCGATGGCACCGCCTTTGGACTGCCCGGTTATGTGCGGCTTAACTTCGGATGTCCGCCTTCGCTGTTGGAAAAGGCTCTTCGACTGCTCTAG